The Parabacteroides sp. AD58 genome includes a window with the following:
- a CDS encoding ATP-binding protein, with protein sequence MIKRIIEDKILADFRRKKVIVLLGARQVGKTTLLSAIEGGFRKILSLNCDNVDDVLELEGKTSTELNHLLSPYDLVLIDEAQRVRNIGLVLKIIGDLKLDTQVIVTGSSSLDMANEINEPATGRLLEHNLYPFSLSELADATSEREERRLLENRMIYGLYPEVVNEPADAKRTLMSLTNNYLYKDLFTYKGIKKPDLIQKLVRALALQLGSEVSYNELSNLLGVDRSTVESYINLLEKCFVVFRLDSFSRNIRNEIKKGKKVYFYDNGIRNAVISNFAPLELRTDVGALWENLMVSERVKRNAYTSSFANLYFWRTHEQQEIDLIEEEDGILRAYEFKWNTKAKAKMPKSFAENYQNSIYEVITPDHFWSFLR encoded by the coding sequence ATGATAAAGCGGATTATTGAAGATAAGATTCTGGCAGACTTCAGGCGGAAGAAAGTTATTGTTCTGCTGGGAGCCAGACAGGTAGGCAAGACAACATTGTTGTCGGCCATAGAAGGAGGATTCAGAAAAATCCTGTCTTTGAATTGTGATAACGTGGATGATGTACTGGAACTGGAAGGGAAAACATCTACGGAGTTAAATCATTTGTTATCACCCTACGATTTAGTCCTGATAGATGAAGCGCAACGTGTCAGGAATATTGGATTGGTTTTGAAGATCATTGGAGACTTGAAACTGGATACGCAGGTGATAGTTACCGGTTCTTCCTCGTTGGATATGGCAAATGAAATCAATGAACCGGCAACTGGGCGTTTGTTGGAACATAATCTGTATCCGTTTTCTTTATCGGAATTGGCAGATGCGACTTCGGAAAGAGAAGAAAGACGATTGTTGGAGAACCGGATGATTTACGGATTATATCCGGAAGTGGTCAATGAACCGGCAGATGCTAAGCGGACTTTGATGTCGCTAACCAATAACTATCTCTATAAAGACTTATTTACGTACAAAGGAATCAAGAAACCGGATTTGATTCAGAAACTGGTACGGGCTTTGGCTTTGCAATTAGGAAGTGAAGTCTCCTATAATGAATTAAGTAATTTATTGGGAGTGGACAGAAGTACGGTTGAATCTTATATCAATTTATTGGAGAAATGCTTTGTCGTGTTTCGTCTGGATTCATTTAGCCGGAATATTCGGAATGAGATAAAGAAAGGGAAAAAAGTCTATTTCTATGATAATGGCATACGCAATGCAGTAATCTCAAATTTCGCTCCTTTGGAGTTACGAACGGATGTCGGAGCTTTATGGGAAAACCTGATGGTAAGTGAGCGGGTGAAACGAAATGCTTATACATCGAGTTTTGCCAATTTATATTTCTGGAGAACCCATGAACAGCAGGAAATAGATTTGATTGAAGAAGAAGATGGTATTTTACGGGCATATGAGTTTAAATGGAACACAAAAGCCAAGGCGAAAATGCCCAAATCATTTGCTGAGAATTATCAGAATTCTATTTATGAAGTAATCACTCCAGATCATTTCTGGTCCTTTCTTCGATAA
- a CDS encoding efflux RND transporter periplasmic adaptor subunit: MDIKLEKKPWYIRYRYYLAGAFLVCCGLIYVIVLASGPRRLRINAEHIQIEEVKQADFMEYVDVEGIVHPILTIIVNTREAGNVDQIIGEEGSLLKKGDTILTLTNPNLMREIEDQQDEWEKQRISYQEKALEMEQKSLTLKQQTLEAEYELNKIRKSFSLEKEEYAMGIRSKAQLEVSEDEYRYKTESTRLKLKSLQSDSSMTVIRKELLQNDRDREEKKLIRSRQRIEDLVVRSPINGQLSFVKVTPGQQVAAGENIAEVKVMDQFKIHTSLSEYYIDRVTTGLPAAITYQGKRYPLKISKVIPEVKDRLFEVDLVFTGEMPENVRLGKSFRVQIELGQPEQALVVPRGNFYQQTGGQWIYKVNADKTRAVKVPVTIGRQNPRQYEITEGLQPGDLVIVSGYDTFGEAEELVF; encoded by the coding sequence ATGGATATAAAACTAGAAAAGAAACCTTGGTACATACGTTACCGTTATTACTTGGCCGGAGCTTTCCTGGTATGCTGTGGCCTGATTTATGTGATTGTATTGGCTTCTGGTCCGAGACGGTTGCGGATTAACGCGGAACATATTCAGATAGAAGAAGTAAAACAAGCCGACTTTATGGAATATGTAGATGTAGAAGGCATTGTCCATCCGATTCTGACGATTATTGTCAATACGCGGGAAGCCGGAAATGTGGATCAGATCATCGGAGAAGAAGGCAGTTTGCTGAAGAAAGGCGATACGATTCTGACGCTGACGAATCCGAATTTGATGCGCGAGATAGAAGATCAGCAGGATGAATGGGAGAAACAACGGATTTCGTATCAGGAGAAAGCCCTGGAGATGGAACAGAAGAGTCTGACTTTAAAGCAACAGACGTTGGAAGCCGAGTATGAGTTGAACAAGATCCGGAAGAGTTTCTCGCTCGAAAAGGAAGAGTATGCGATGGGAATTCGCAGTAAAGCCCAGCTGGAAGTATCGGAAGATGAGTATCGATATAAGACGGAATCAACCCGCCTGAAGTTGAAAAGCCTTCAGAGTGATTCTTCCATGACAGTTATCCGAAAAGAGCTATTGCAAAACGATCGTGACCGGGAAGAAAAGAAATTGATACGAAGTCGGCAACGGATTGAGGATTTGGTAGTCCGCTCTCCGATAAACGGACAACTGAGTTTCGTGAAAGTAACGCCCGGACAACAGGTGGCTGCCGGAGAGAATATCGCGGAAGTCAAGGTGATGGACCAGTTTAAGATTCATACGTCCCTCAGTGAATATTATATAGATCGGGTTACTACCGGCTTGCCGGCTGCCATTACTTATCAGGGAAAACGCTATCCGTTGAAGATCAGTAAGGTGATTCCGGAGGTGAAAGATCGTCTCTTTGAAGTAGATTTGGTCTTTACTGGAGAAATGCCGGAGAATGTCCGACTGGGGAAAAGCTTTCGGGTACAAATCGAATTAGGACAACCCGAGCAGGCGTTAGTCGTTCCACGTGGAAACTTTTATCAGCAAACCGGTGGACAGTGGATTTATAAAGTCAATGCCGACAAGACGCGGGCTGTAAAAGTCCCGGTAACCATTGGCCGGCAGAATCCTCGTCAATATGAGATCACAGAAGGATTACAACCTGGCGACTTGGTCATTGTTTCCGGATACGATACCTTTGGTGAAGCGGAAGAGCTGGTGTTTTAG
- a CDS encoding ABC transporter permease, translating into MKTLTYAWRFLARSKAYTIINILGLSFSLACCLILMRYIHRELTVDTHCVDRNEVYGVIVDMEGSRGLSSYSNGNEKDSTYIDPRFIEMIGSAITMQDDYVLSGNQRFQANVLAVDSGYLQLFPYQVVEGKLSLDNPQSAYLMETFARKLFGKENPVGKVLRYSNGKDVTVAGVLAEPTCKTLLRFDVLLSSSLSEHWERIPTEFYRFSPGTDMAEINRIASIPRFVNPQMKDIDTRQETFSFISLKEIYWEESIMKSLREDQMFSYGVRSYLYVIGGICLLLFLTGVINFLNLYLVSSLKRGKEYRVKRIFGIHPQGLFGQMWIENLLLVGIALFFAWLWMEITTPWIEHLLAYHFVYTIFDVQLSVVVLVFLPLLTAGYSYFKYSRMSPIVSIQSIGQSSRSVRVRMVFLFVQYLFCFLLITLSLYFNQQLSLMLHTDPGIRTKDIIQANLIYESRDMAIYRDPAKIQERVDRINHIDQQLNACPHIQEWTNGYDWLPNPGYSTLFTNEAGQVQNVQVHTVCVEFFHLFDIQVLEGALPETDDKTATYFVANQAAMKAFGFDSCENARIAEDSNVRASRKDPWMPICAVVEDTYMSHVSEGIKPTVYRVFVGYGGDCYQIACAPGHTKDVLDYLRKVELDTYGSEDFEYSFLEDDMQALYRRDRQVAHIYTVFALVAIAVSCLGLFGLSLFDVRQRYREIGIRKVNGAQLKDIYRLLFRKYMFLLLVSFAVSIPVAVAVIIRYTENFAVKAPLGAGIFLWSLLLVSVISLGTLFWQINLAAQINPADVVKRE; encoded by the coding sequence ATGAAAACACTGACGTATGCATGGCGTTTCTTGGCTCGGTCCAAGGCATATACGATAATCAATATCTTGGGATTGTCGTTCAGTTTGGCTTGTTGCCTGATTTTAATGAGGTATATCCATCGGGAACTGACGGTTGATACACATTGTGTGGACCGAAATGAGGTGTATGGTGTGATTGTTGACATGGAAGGTTCTCGGGGATTAAGCAGTTATTCGAACGGGAACGAGAAAGATAGTACCTATATTGATCCTCGTTTTATCGAGATGATCGGGAGCGCAATTACAATGCAAGACGATTATGTATTGTCGGGAAACCAACGTTTCCAGGCGAATGTGCTGGCAGTGGACAGTGGTTATCTTCAGTTGTTTCCATATCAGGTAGTTGAAGGAAAGTTGTCGTTGGATAATCCGCAGTCGGCTTACCTGATGGAAACTTTTGCCCGTAAACTGTTCGGAAAAGAAAATCCGGTGGGAAAAGTGCTTCGGTATAGTAACGGGAAGGATGTAACGGTGGCCGGTGTATTAGCCGAACCAACTTGTAAGACCTTGCTTCGATTTGATGTCTTGCTCTCTTCCTCTTTATCGGAACATTGGGAACGTATTCCGACCGAGTTTTATCGTTTTTCACCGGGCACGGATATGGCAGAAATCAATCGGATTGCTTCGATTCCCCGTTTTGTGAATCCTCAAATGAAAGATATAGATACGCGGCAGGAAACCTTTTCCTTTATCTCTTTGAAAGAGATTTATTGGGAAGAATCGATTATGAAATCACTCCGCGAAGATCAGATGTTCAGTTACGGAGTTCGTTCCTATTTGTATGTGATTGGCGGTATCTGCTTGTTGCTTTTCCTGACAGGTGTGATCAACTTCCTGAACTTGTATTTGGTTTCCTCTTTGAAGCGAGGAAAAGAATACAGGGTGAAACGAATCTTCGGGATTCATCCTCAAGGTCTGTTTGGGCAAATGTGGATAGAGAACTTGCTACTGGTCGGCATTGCTTTGTTCTTTGCCTGGTTATGGATGGAGATTACAACGCCCTGGATAGAACACTTATTAGCTTATCATTTTGTTTATACCATTTTCGATGTTCAGCTTTCGGTTGTGGTCTTGGTGTTCCTTCCATTATTGACGGCTGGTTATTCATATTTCAAGTATAGCCGGATGTCGCCGATTGTTTCGATTCAGTCTATCGGTCAAAGCAGCCGTTCGGTTCGGGTACGTATGGTATTTCTTTTTGTACAGTATCTGTTCTGTTTCTTACTCATTACTCTTTCTTTATATTTCAACCAACAATTGTCGTTGATGTTGCATACTGATCCGGGTATTCGGACAAAAGATATCATTCAAGCCAATTTGATATATGAGTCGCGCGACATGGCTATCTATCGAGATCCGGCAAAGATTCAGGAACGTGTAGATCGTATTAATCACATTGACCAGCAACTGAATGCTTGTCCGCATATCCAAGAATGGACAAATGGCTACGATTGGTTGCCGAATCCGGGATACAGCACTCTGTTTACGAACGAAGCAGGCCAGGTTCAGAATGTTCAGGTACATACGGTTTGTGTAGAATTCTTTCACCTGTTTGATATACAAGTTTTGGAAGGAGCTTTACCGGAAACAGATGATAAAACAGCTACTTATTTCGTTGCCAACCAAGCAGCAATGAAAGCTTTTGGGTTCGATAGTTGCGAGAATGCCCGGATAGCAGAAGACAGTAATGTGCGTGCTTCCAGAAAAGATCCGTGGATGCCCATTTGTGCGGTGGTAGAAGATACATATATGAGTCATGTGAGTGAAGGAATTAAGCCAACTGTTTATCGGGTGTTTGTAGGTTATGGCGGTGATTGTTATCAGATAGCTTGTGCTCCGGGCCATACGAAAGATGTATTGGATTATTTACGGAAGGTAGAACTTGATACTTATGGATCGGAAGACTTTGAATATTCGTTTCTCGAAGATGATATGCAGGCTCTTTACCGGCGAGACCGCCAGGTAGCACATATTTATACTGTCTTTGCCTTGGTAGCCATTGCGGTATCTTGTTTGGGTTTGTTTGGTTTATCTTTGTTTGATGTCCGACAGCGTTATCGTGAAATAGGTATCCGGAAAGTGAACGGTGCCCAACTGAAAGATATTTACCGCTTGTTATTCCGGAAATATATGTTCCTGTTGTTGGTATCCTTTGCCGTTTCGATACCGGTAGCCGTAGCTGTGATTATCCGTTATACCGAGAATTTCGCGGTTAAAGCGCCGCTGGGGGCAGGAATCTTCTTGTGGTCCTTACTGTTGGTATCGGTTATTTCGTTGGGAACACTGTTCTGGCAGATAAACCTGGCGGCACAGATTAATCCGGCGGATGTAGTGAAGCGGGAATAA
- a CDS encoding sigma-54-dependent transcriptional regulator: MEEKGKILIIDDNEDVLFALNMLLEPYMQKIKVTTQPARIEHFMRTFQPDVVLLDMNFRRDAVSGQEGFECLEQILNIDPQAVVIFMTAYSDTEKAVRAIKAGATDFVSKPWETEKLLATLSSAIKLSHSRKEVGRLQAQMNALKGEPDLPELIGESPAMQKVKETITRLSETDANILISGENGTGKDLVARLLKYYSPRRDDAFITIDLGSIPEQLFESELFGYEKGAFTDARKSKPGRMETASGGTLFLDEIGNLSLPMQAKLLTAIEKRYITRLGAVEPIPIDVRLICATNANLHQLVAEGNFRQDLLYRINTIELIIPPLRERGEDILLLAEHFLKHYNRKYKKEIKGFSRDASAKLMKYKWPGNVRELQHVLERAVILNESSLLRPNDFPLYPAAHERKQPEDNDLNLEQVERKTIERALRQSNGNMTYAAELLGITRFSLYRKIEKLGL, encoded by the coding sequence ATGGAAGAAAAAGGGAAAATATTGATTATCGACGATAACGAAGATGTTCTGTTTGCTTTGAATATGCTGCTCGAACCGTATATGCAGAAGATCAAAGTAACCACACAGCCTGCGCGTATCGAACACTTTATGCGGACATTCCAGCCGGATGTGGTTTTGCTGGATATGAACTTCAGGCGTGATGCCGTAAGCGGACAGGAAGGTTTTGAATGCCTCGAACAAATCCTGAACATCGATCCGCAGGCGGTTGTCATTTTCATGACGGCTTATTCGGATACGGAAAAGGCCGTCAGGGCGATTAAAGCCGGAGCGACCGACTTTGTATCCAAGCCCTGGGAAACAGAGAAGTTATTGGCGACGCTTTCTTCTGCTATCAAATTGAGCCATTCCCGTAAAGAAGTAGGTCGCCTCCAGGCACAAATGAATGCCTTGAAAGGAGAGCCAGATCTGCCGGAACTGATCGGTGAATCGCCGGCCATGCAGAAAGTGAAAGAAACAATTACCCGCCTTTCTGAAACGGATGCGAATATCCTCATCTCGGGCGAGAACGGAACGGGAAAAGACCTGGTGGCCCGGTTACTGAAATATTATTCTCCCCGGCGCGACGATGCCTTCATTACCATCGATCTGGGCAGCATTCCGGAACAACTCTTCGAGAGTGAACTGTTCGGATACGAGAAAGGAGCGTTTACCGATGCTCGCAAGTCGAAACCCGGACGGATGGAAACGGCTTCCGGCGGTACGTTGTTTCTCGATGAAATCGGTAATCTGTCTCTGCCGATGCAAGCGAAACTCCTGACGGCAATTGAGAAGCGTTACATCACACGTTTGGGAGCTGTCGAACCGATTCCCATCGATGTCCGTCTGATTTGTGCCACCAATGCCAACCTGCATCAACTGGTAGCCGAGGGGAATTTCCGTCAGGACTTGCTCTATCGTATCAATACCATCGAACTGATCATTCCGCCGCTGCGCGAACGGGGTGAAGATATTCTGTTATTGGCCGAGCATTTCCTGAAACATTATAACCGGAAATACAAGAAAGAGATCAAAGGCTTCAGCCGGGATGCCAGTGCCAAGTTGATGAAATACAAATGGCCGGGCAACGTACGCGAGTTACAGCACGTATTGGAACGCGCCGTAATCCTCAACGAAAGCAGCCTGTTGCGTCCGAACGATTTTCCGTTGTATCCGGCAGCACATGAGCGGAAACAACCCGAAGACAACGACCTGAATCTGGAACAGGTAGAACGAAAGACCATCGAACGTGCCTTGCGGCAAAGCAACGGTAATATGACCTATGCCGCCGAGTTATTGGGAATCACCCGTTTCTCCCTTTACCGTAAAATCGAAAAGTTAGGCTTATGA
- a CDS encoding TolC family protein translates to MKLYRTILLLSGSLWLTLTSIAQAQHQLTLKQSIELAQAYSPEAQAAAHTYRAAYWSYRYFRANYLPGVSLTSSPYLNRQINKVTQPDGTEQFIRQNQLSTDLTLSISQNIWFTGGSLFIQTATQRMDELTTKTKAYNTQPITIGYRQSLFGYNSLKWDRRIEPVRFREAKKSYAETLELIASKTCDLFFSLATAQANLQIAKSNYASADTLYRYAKGRYEIGSISENEMLQLEVNRLNEETNVMKAQIEVEDAALTFRSFLGLREDENLEVLPSVEDIVAFEVPLDRALELAYAYSPEMETYERMRLESKSNLAAARAERGLKADLYLQFGLSQTGEELRASYRNPLNQQYVSLSLAIPILDWGRGKGKVRVAKSQMELVDTQVGQAMTDFELNVRKMVRQFNLQAKQVQVAQKTDETARKRYEVAMKLYLMGKSSILDLNAATTEKDAAQRNYLSAMKTYWTLYYGLRSMTQYDFQQNCPLSENLPEI, encoded by the coding sequence ATGAAACTCTATCGGACTATACTTTTATTAAGTGGAAGCCTGTGGCTGACTTTAACAAGTATTGCTCAAGCCCAACATCAATTGACATTGAAGCAGTCGATTGAATTGGCACAAGCTTATTCTCCGGAAGCGCAGGCGGCTGCACATACTTATCGGGCTGCTTATTGGAGTTACCGCTACTTTCGGGCCAATTATCTGCCGGGAGTCAGCTTGACTTCTTCGCCTTATCTGAACCGGCAGATTAATAAGGTAACACAACCCGACGGAACCGAACAGTTTATCCGGCAGAACCAGTTGAGTACGGACCTGACTCTCTCGATCAGTCAGAATATTTGGTTTACGGGTGGTAGCTTGTTTATACAGACAGCTACACAGCGGATGGATGAACTGACGACAAAAACGAAGGCTTATAATACGCAACCGATTACCATTGGTTACCGTCAGTCGCTTTTCGGTTATAATTCGTTGAAGTGGGACCGGCGTATTGAACCGGTACGTTTTCGGGAAGCCAAGAAAAGCTATGCGGAAACTTTGGAGCTGATTGCCTCTAAAACATGTGATTTGTTTTTCAGTCTGGCAACGGCGCAGGCAAACCTGCAAATAGCCAAGTCTAATTATGCTTCGGCAGATACATTATACCGGTATGCAAAAGGTCGGTATGAGATCGGAAGCATATCGGAGAATGAGATGTTGCAGCTGGAAGTAAACCGGCTGAATGAAGAAACGAATGTGATGAAGGCTCAGATAGAAGTAGAAGACGCCGCCTTGACATTCCGTTCTTTTTTAGGTTTGCGGGAAGATGAGAATCTGGAAGTCCTTCCGAGTGTCGAAGATATTGTTGCGTTTGAAGTACCATTAGACCGGGCTTTGGAACTGGCGTATGCTTATAGTCCGGAAATGGAAACTTATGAACGGATGCGACTGGAGAGTAAAAGCAATCTGGCAGCAGCCCGGGCTGAACGGGGACTAAAGGCCGATTTGTATCTGCAGTTTGGTCTTTCACAGACCGGAGAAGAATTAAGGGCTTCCTATCGGAATCCGTTGAATCAGCAGTATGTGAGTCTTTCATTAGCCATTCCGATTCTGGATTGGGGACGTGGGAAAGGAAAAGTCCGCGTAGCAAAGTCTCAAATGGAGCTGGTTGATACGCAAGTGGGCCAAGCCATGACCGACTTCGAACTGAATGTCCGGAAGATGGTGCGACAGTTTAACTTGCAGGCGAAGCAAGTACAGGTAGCCCAGAAGACGGATGAAACGGCCCGTAAACGTTATGAAGTAGCCATGAAGTTATACCTGATGGGAAAGTCGTCTATCCTGGATTTGAATGCTGCCACAACCGAAAAGGATGCTGCCCAGCGTAATTATTTGTCGGCGATGAAAACCTATTGGACATTGTATTATGGGTTGCGTAGTATGACGCAATATGATTTCCAACAGAATTGCCCGTTAAGTGAAAATTTACCCGAAATATAA
- a CDS encoding ABC transporter permease: MIQHYLKVAIRNLLKYKVQTGISMLGLAAGFVCFVLSAFWIHYEMTYDQFRKDADRLYLVRVNDGFAEGRITWRVPVPLGAYLKEHFPEIESFAPFSSYEYRVKVEGRYEQAFLSSADSAWVQMMDVQLVDGNRNFMQERSKEVAITEETAKAWFGHENPLGKELEIWTDDKRMIGAIVRVNNRHTNFPIALMGDPRKDRTWWNQTWRMLVKVKEGTDIPALEAKISENLPYELIHPNEVRNTGIERLYLTPLTELRYAKDFRNQSEGGITFRYIVYFSVTGLLVILCALMNYLTLFINRMQVRKREMMLRLVHGASIQSLVRLLGLEFLLLLMGSFLIGMLVMEILFPAFLELTGTDAGRTSLYGEALLFLILISVLLLGVAIGVIYGIQRRQLQGSGNGESERRFRTWIRKGSIVFQLFICMLFMTGTQWMNRQLDYLRQHDLGIELHNRGYFALDRTENTSPFVEKLKQLPMITEVLPADYRPLVSDIGTAVGQIQQWEGLEQKLDVPIPINLFVGDETLARFYGLTLLAGEWLNEFSGYGEIVINESLAWRMGYTPEEVIGKHINTGMPIPNQVIKGVVKDFQYKAPTEQMPNTGFVIGDEMGLMLLQNGILFRFKEGTWDACRTAIEQLCRKEAPDKEIRLVNEEESYNKYLQSEAMLARLLAFASLVCMLVAIFGIYSLVTLTCEQRRKEIAIRKVNGATVRNILSLFYREYIVLLLLAALPAFPLAYILVKHWIETYTRQMPIPIAPALGVFLVLLLVVGLSISWRVWRAAHENPAEVIKRE; the protein is encoded by the coding sequence ATGATACAACATTACCTGAAAGTAGCAATCCGGAATCTGCTGAAGTATAAAGTGCAGACGGGAATTAGTATGCTGGGTTTGGCGGCAGGCTTTGTCTGCTTCGTCTTGTCTGCCTTTTGGATTCATTATGAGATGACTTACGATCAGTTCCGGAAAGATGCTGACCGACTTTATTTGGTGCGGGTGAATGATGGTTTCGCCGAAGGACGGATTACGTGGCGTGTGCCGGTTCCATTAGGGGCGTATCTGAAAGAACACTTTCCGGAGATAGAATCGTTTGCTCCTTTCTCTTCGTATGAATATCGGGTCAAGGTAGAAGGACGGTACGAACAAGCTTTCTTATCGTCGGCCGACAGTGCTTGGGTACAGATGATGGATGTCCAATTGGTGGATGGAAACCGGAACTTCATGCAGGAACGCTCCAAGGAAGTAGCTATTACGGAAGAAACCGCTAAGGCTTGGTTTGGCCATGAGAATCCGTTAGGAAAGGAATTGGAAATATGGACTGATGATAAAAGAATGATTGGCGCGATTGTTCGGGTGAATAACCGGCATACCAATTTCCCAATTGCTTTGATGGGTGATCCGCGGAAAGATCGGACATGGTGGAATCAGACTTGGAGGATGTTGGTAAAGGTGAAAGAAGGAACGGATATTCCGGCGTTGGAAGCCAAGATAAGCGAGAATCTGCCGTATGAACTGATACATCCAAATGAAGTACGGAATACCGGTATTGAACGTTTATATCTTACGCCTTTAACGGAATTGCGCTATGCGAAAGACTTCCGCAATCAAAGTGAAGGTGGCATTACCTTCCGGTACATCGTTTATTTCTCTGTAACCGGTTTGTTGGTGATTCTCTGTGCGCTGATGAATTATTTGACCTTGTTTATTAACCGGATGCAAGTCAGGAAACGGGAAATGATGCTTCGTCTCGTACATGGTGCGTCGATACAGTCGTTAGTCCGTTTGTTGGGTTTGGAGTTCTTGCTTCTGCTGATGGGTTCGTTCCTGATCGGGATGTTAGTTATGGAAATCCTTTTCCCGGCTTTCCTGGAGTTGACAGGAACGGATGCCGGTCGAACTTCCTTGTATGGAGAAGCTTTGCTCTTCCTGATACTTATTTCTGTTTTGCTGCTGGGTGTGGCAATCGGTGTGATTTATGGCATCCAACGTAGGCAGTTGCAGGGATCAGGAAATGGAGAGAGCGAACGTCGTTTCCGTACGTGGATCCGGAAAGGCAGTATTGTCTTCCAGCTTTTTATCTGTATGCTTTTTATGACGGGCACACAATGGATGAACCGTCAGTTGGATTATTTGCGCCAGCATGATTTAGGAATAGAGTTACACAACCGGGGTTATTTTGCCCTCGACAGGACAGAAAATACTTCACCTTTCGTTGAGAAGTTGAAACAACTACCGATGATTACCGAAGTCCTTCCGGCCGATTATCGTCCCTTGGTGTCGGATATAGGGACAGCCGTTGGGCAGATTCAACAATGGGAAGGATTAGAGCAGAAGCTGGATGTGCCGATACCCATCAATCTTTTTGTGGGAGATGAAACGTTGGCCCGCTTTTATGGGCTTACGCTTTTGGCTGGTGAATGGCTGAATGAATTTTCTGGCTATGGAGAGATTGTAATCAATGAATCGTTGGCTTGGCGCATGGGATATACACCGGAAGAAGTGATCGGAAAACATATAAACACCGGGATGCCGATTCCCAATCAAGTGATCAAAGGTGTGGTGAAAGATTTCCAATATAAGGCTCCGACCGAGCAAATGCCGAATACGGGATTTGTTATCGGGGATGAAATGGGATTGATGCTGTTGCAAAATGGTATCCTTTTCCGTTTCAAGGAAGGAACATGGGACGCTTGCCGCACGGCAATTGAACAGCTTTGCCGGAAAGAAGCTCCGGATAAAGAAATTAGGCTTGTCAATGAAGAAGAGTCCTATAATAAATACCTGCAATCCGAAGCCATGCTGGCCCGTTTGCTGGCATTCGCCTCGTTGGTTTGTATGTTGGTAGCTATCTTTGGCATCTATTCATTGGTGACGCTCACTTGCGAACAACGTCGTAAGGAAATAGCCATTCGGAAAGTCAACGGTGCTACGGTACGGAATATCCTTTCGCTATTCTATCGGGAATATATCGTGTTGTTACTGTTAGCGGCATTGCCGGCATTTCCGTTGGCTTATATCTTGGTTAAACATTGGATAGAAACCTACACGCGCCAGATGCCAATTCCGATTGCTCCGGCATTGGGCGTTTTTCTTGTCTTGTTATTGGTAGTCGGGTTGAGTATTAGTTGGCGTGTCTGGCGTGCCGCCCATGAGAATCCGGCGGAAGTCATCAAGCGGGAATAG